A part of Rhodamnia argentea isolate NSW1041297 chromosome 8, ASM2092103v1, whole genome shotgun sequence genomic DNA contains:
- the LOC115735265 gene encoding protein CHLORORESPIRATORY REDUCTION 42, chloroplastic — protein MAFSLSSTPSFPCSMPCTGPGRLNCLSLIVKCEADGSSVAARSKLEVGSPVIVTEAPTMIKTAASVPCLRVNSGLVKPGDVGRIVSRKPKDVWAVRLAIGTYLIDGKFFKPLELDD, from the exons ATGGCGTTCTCTCTTTCGTCGACTCCTTCGTTTCCGTGCTCGATGCCCTGTACTGGTCCTGGCCGGCTAAATTGCTTGAGCCTCATCGTAAAATGCGAAGCTGACGGTTCATCGGTGGCGGCGAGATCGAAGCTGGAGGTAGGCTCTCCAGTTATCGTGACCGAGGCTCCTACGATGATCAAGACTGCGGCGTCTGTTCCGTGCCTACGGGTTAATTCCGGCTTGGTCAAGCCCGGGGATGTGGGCAG AATCGTGTCGAGGAAACCAAAGGATGTATGGGCGGTTCGTCTCGCGATCGGGACTTACCTCATCGACGGCAAGTTCTTCAAGCCGTTGGAGCTCGACGATTGA